One Pelorhabdus rhamnosifermentans genomic region harbors:
- the nspC gene encoding carboxynorspermidine decarboxylase: MQIDTPYYLIDEKKLLRNLQIIQKVRQLSGAKSVLALKCFSAWCVFDLMKEYMDGTTSSSLFEAKLGFEKFGKETHAYCVGYSEKDVLSVVQFADKIIFNSVSQLDQYYDVAKSAQLGLRVNPGISYSDFDLADPARRYSRLGVVDKALLEKRIPRLTGLMFHYNCENDDVDIFSQQLDIIGNCYGDILKQLQWVSLGGGCYFTKEGYLIEKFSKKLADFAKEFDVQVYLEPGESAITDCAELVTHVVDLVHNEMNIAVVDASVEAHMLDLLIYRLSAKMETSDKGNYEYMVAGRSCLAGDIFGTFRFKDKLEIGSEIRFADAAGYTLVKKTWFNGLQMPAIAVRRLDGTVEVIRKFGYKDFLNSLS; encoded by the coding sequence ATGCAAATTGATACTCCCTATTATCTTATTGATGAGAAAAAATTGCTTCGCAATTTACAGATCATCCAGAAGGTTCGTCAGCTTTCTGGAGCGAAGTCAGTTTTGGCTCTCAAGTGTTTTTCCGCTTGGTGTGTATTTGACTTGATGAAAGAGTACATGGATGGCACAACTTCCAGTTCTCTTTTTGAAGCAAAATTGGGTTTTGAAAAATTCGGCAAAGAAACACATGCTTATTGTGTAGGATATTCTGAGAAAGATGTGCTGTCTGTAGTTCAATTTGCCGATAAGATCATTTTTAATTCTGTTTCACAATTAGATCAATATTACGATGTTGCGAAATCGGCACAACTTGGTTTGCGTGTCAATCCAGGAATAAGCTATTCTGATTTTGATTTGGCTGATCCAGCACGCAGGTATTCACGGTTGGGCGTTGTGGATAAAGCGCTACTTGAAAAACGAATTCCCCGTCTGACTGGTCTGATGTTTCATTACAATTGTGAAAATGATGATGTGGATATTTTTTCACAACAGCTTGATATAATTGGGAACTGTTATGGCGACATACTCAAACAATTACAGTGGGTCAGTCTTGGGGGCGGATGTTATTTTACTAAAGAAGGCTATCTGATTGAAAAATTCAGCAAGAAGTTGGCTGATTTTGCAAAAGAATTTGATGTGCAAGTTTATTTGGAACCAGGTGAAAGTGCGATTACAGATTGTGCCGAATTGGTTACTCACGTTGTTGATTTAGTTCATAACGAAATGAATATTGCTGTTGTTGACGCTTCTGTAGAGGCTCATATGCTGGATTTATTGATATATCGATTGTCAGCCAAAATGGAAACAAGCGATAAGGGGAATTATGAGTATATGGTTGCTGGACGCTCGTGTTTGGCTGGAGATATTTTTGGTACATTTCGTTTTAAAGATAAGTTGGAAATCGGTAGTGAAATCCGTTTCGCTGATGCTGCTGGCTATACACTAGTCAAGAAGACTTGGTTTAATGGATTACAGATGCCAGCGATTGCTGTACGTAGGCTAGATGGCACGGTAGAGGTTATCCGCAAATTTGGTTATAAAGATTTCTTAAATAGTTTGTCATAA
- the leuS gene encoding leucine--tRNA ligase: MNEKYVPAEVESKWQRIWEEQKAYETKLDRQRPEYYVLEMFPYPSGNLHMGHVRNYSIGDVIARFKSMQGYNVLHPMGWDSFGMPAENAAIKHGLKSDKWTWDNIANMRRQQKTLGLSYDWDREVATCHPDYYRWTQWLFLLFYEKGLAYKKKAAVNWCEECNTVLANEQVVDGHCWRCDSVVVKKELEQWFFKITDYADRLLADLSELKGWPDRVKTMQENWIGKSTGAEFSFDAPEIHEKIPVYTTRVDTVYGVSYIVLAPEHPFVERLIAGKEQEAAVKDFVAKVRGLSEVSRTSGDTEKEGLFTGAYAIHPFTGKRVPIWVANYVLFEYGTGAVMGVPAHDERDFMFAKKYDLPIQIVVQPQGKELSLDSMTDAYHEDGILVNSGEFSSMTSEDARTAIAKWLEEKGIGSGRTNYRLRDWLISRQRYWGAPIPIIYCPHCGVVPVPKDQLPVRLPENVDFNQGAVSPLATVEEFVNCTCPKCGGKARRETDTMDTFICSSWYYFRYTSPHCEVAPFDSSQANYWAPVDQYIGGIEHAILHLLYSRFFTKVLADAGLVNVNEPFKNLLTQGMVIKDGSKMSKSKGNVVSPEEIVNKFGADTARLFILFAAPPERDLEWNDQAVEGSHRFLNRLWRIVYHYVDTIRGGETSYDTVSLTKADKELRRALHLSIKKVTDDIGERRNFNTAISSIMELVNALYLFKDQEDQPKSGLIYEVLTSLVKLIAPFAPHIAEELWSEMGQEGSVHKQKWPKYDPDAIEQDELEIVLQINGKVRDKLIVPASLDKVALEAAALKQDKVKNLIADKKVVKVICVPHKLVNIVVK; this comes from the coding sequence ATGAACGAAAAATATGTACCGGCGGAAGTAGAATCGAAATGGCAACGCATCTGGGAGGAACAGAAAGCTTATGAGACAAAGCTTGATCGTCAGCGCCCAGAATACTATGTGTTGGAAATGTTTCCTTACCCATCAGGTAATTTACATATGGGGCATGTCCGAAATTATTCCATTGGTGATGTTATTGCCAGGTTTAAGTCGATGCAGGGCTACAATGTGCTTCATCCTATGGGGTGGGATTCTTTTGGCATGCCTGCCGAAAATGCGGCTATTAAACATGGTCTCAAGTCGGATAAATGGACATGGGATAATATTGCCAATATGCGCCGACAGCAAAAGACGCTTGGTCTGTCTTATGATTGGGATAGGGAAGTGGCTACTTGTCATCCTGATTATTATCGCTGGACACAGTGGCTCTTTTTATTGTTTTATGAAAAAGGCTTGGCTTATAAGAAAAAAGCCGCTGTTAACTGGTGTGAAGAGTGTAATACTGTACTAGCTAATGAACAGGTTGTTGATGGACATTGCTGGCGGTGTGACTCTGTTGTTGTGAAAAAAGAATTAGAACAGTGGTTTTTTAAGATTACCGATTATGCTGATCGGTTGCTTGCTGATTTAAGTGAACTCAAGGGCTGGCCTGACAGAGTGAAAACGATGCAGGAAAATTGGATTGGCAAAAGTACGGGTGCTGAATTTTCTTTTGATGCTCCTGAGATTCATGAAAAAATTCCAGTTTATACTACAAGAGTGGACACAGTTTACGGTGTAAGTTATATTGTGTTGGCACCAGAGCATCCTTTTGTTGAGCGCCTTATTGCGGGTAAAGAACAGGAAGCAGCTGTCAAGGATTTTGTTGCTAAGGTGCGTGGACTTAGTGAAGTTAGTCGTACATCAGGTGACACGGAAAAAGAAGGTCTGTTTACAGGTGCTTACGCTATTCATCCCTTTACAGGTAAAAGAGTGCCGATTTGGGTAGCGAACTATGTATTGTTTGAATATGGGACAGGTGCTGTTATGGGGGTTCCGGCTCATGATGAACGTGACTTTATGTTTGCAAAAAAATATGATTTGCCTATTCAAATTGTCGTTCAACCGCAAGGCAAAGAGCTGAGTCTTGATTCCATGACAGACGCTTATCATGAGGATGGCATTCTTGTCAATTCTGGCGAGTTCAGCAGTATGACAAGTGAAGATGCACGAACTGCCATTGCCAAGTGGCTGGAAGAGAAAGGGATCGGTAGCGGCAGGACGAATTATCGTCTGCGTGACTGGCTCATTTCCCGTCAAAGGTATTGGGGGGCACCGATTCCGATTATTTATTGTCCTCATTGTGGCGTTGTTCCTGTACCAAAAGATCAATTACCTGTTCGTTTGCCAGAAAACGTGGATTTTAATCAAGGTGCCGTGTCTCCACTTGCGACTGTTGAGGAGTTTGTCAATTGTACTTGCCCGAAATGTGGTGGTAAAGCAAGGCGTGAAACAGATACAATGGATACCTTTATTTGTTCCTCATGGTATTATTTCCGTTATACGAGTCCGCATTGCGAAGTGGCACCATTTGATTCATCGCAGGCCAATTACTGGGCTCCTGTTGATCAATATATTGGCGGCATTGAACATGCTATTTTGCATTTATTGTATTCGCGCTTTTTCACGAAAGTGCTAGCTGATGCGGGACTCGTCAATGTCAATGAGCCTTTTAAAAATCTGTTAACACAAGGAATGGTTATTAAAGACGGTTCGAAAATGTCAAAATCCAAAGGCAATGTTGTTTCGCCTGAAGAGATTGTCAATAAATTTGGCGCTGATACAGCGCGGTTATTCATTTTATTTGCCGCTCCTCCTGAACGGGATCTGGAGTGGAATGATCAAGCAGTGGAAGGCTCTCATCGGTTCCTCAATCGTTTGTGGCGGATTGTTTATCACTATGTTGACACGATTCGTGGCGGAGAAACGAGTTATGATACAGTAAGCTTGACGAAAGCCGATAAGGAATTGCGTCGCGCCTTACATTTGTCTATTAAGAAAGTAACCGATGACATTGGAGAGAGACGGAATTTTAATACAGCCATTAGTTCCATTATGGAGCTTGTTAATGCTTTGTATCTGTTTAAAGACCAGGAAGATCAGCCGAAATCCGGTTTGATTTATGAGGTCTTGACTTCACTTGTGAAACTCATTGCTCCTTTTGCGCCGCATATAGCAGAAGAATTGTGGTCTGAAATGGGACAAGAAGGCAGTGTTCATAAGCAAAAGTGGCCGAAATATGATCCAGACGCCATTGAGCAGGATGAACTGGAAATTGTGTTACAAATTAATGGGAAAGTGCGCGATAAGTTAATTGTTCCAGCCAGTCTTGATAAAGTGGCACTAGAGGCTGCGGCGTTAAAACAGGATAAAGTGAAAAACCTGATTGCTGATAAAAAAGTAGTCAAAGTGATTTGTGTTCCCCATAAACTTGTTAATATTGTTGTAAAATAG
- a CDS encoding saccharopine dehydrogenase family protein, with translation MRKNVLIVGAGGVAHVVAHKCAMNNDILGHICIASRTQRKCENIIESVLSKNHLKDSSKKLYSRKVNALDIPSLIHVIQDTQSEIVINVGQSYINMSVLEACIETGAVYMDTAIHEEPDKVCENPPWYANYEWKRKERCKKNGITSILGIGFDPGVVNAWCALAQKDYFDQIDTIDILDVNAGSHGKYFATNFDPEINFREFKKVWTWIDRKWVLQKVHSVKVDYNFPVVGSQPVYLTGHDELHSLSKNIDAASIRFWMGFGDHYLNVFSVLTNIGLTSEKPVKIADGVEIAPLKVLKALLPDPSSLAPNYTGKTCIGNFIRGTKDNKQREIFIYNICDHAECYKEVESQAISYTAGVPPVAAAILVARGEWDIKRMVNVEELDPTPFIDLLNTLGLSTNVIEAPVAFTPPVIESLESV, from the coding sequence ATGCGAAAAAATGTTTTAATAGTTGGTGCTGGCGGAGTGGCCCATGTAGTTGCTCACAAATGTGCCATGAATAACGATATTTTAGGTCATATCTGTATTGCTTCGCGTACTCAGCGAAAATGTGAGAACATTATCGAAAGCGTGCTAAGCAAAAATCACTTGAAAGATTCATCGAAAAAATTGTATTCACGTAAAGTGAATGCTTTGGATATTCCGTCTTTGATTCATGTCATTCAGGATACTCAGTCGGAAATTGTTATCAATGTAGGTCAGTCTTATATTAACATGTCTGTTTTGGAAGCTTGTATTGAAACAGGCGCGGTCTATATGGATACAGCTATTCATGAAGAACCAGACAAGGTTTGTGAAAATCCTCCGTGGTATGCTAATTACGAATGGAAGCGCAAGGAACGTTGTAAAAAAAACGGCATTACTTCTATTTTAGGGATCGGATTTGATCCCGGCGTAGTCAATGCCTGGTGTGCTTTGGCACAGAAAGACTATTTCGATCAAATCGATACTATTGATATACTAGATGTGAATGCAGGCAGTCATGGTAAATATTTCGCTACTAACTTTGATCCTGAGATTAATTTTCGGGAATTTAAGAAAGTATGGACTTGGATTGATCGAAAATGGGTGTTGCAAAAGGTTCACTCCGTAAAAGTGGACTACAATTTTCCTGTAGTGGGAAGCCAGCCTGTTTATCTGACTGGACATGATGAACTTCATTCTTTGTCAAAGAATATCGATGCCGCTTCCATTCGTTTCTGGATGGGTTTTGGTGATCATTATTTGAATGTATTTTCTGTTTTGACCAATATTGGACTGACTTCAGAAAAACCGGTCAAGATTGCAGATGGTGTGGAAATTGCGCCACTTAAAGTGTTAAAGGCGCTATTACCTGATCCGTCTTCTTTGGCTCCTAATTACACGGGGAAAACTTGTATTGGCAATTTTATTCGCGGTACAAAAGACAATAAACAGCGGGAAATTTTTATCTATAATATTTGCGATCACGCCGAGTGCTATAAGGAAGTGGAATCACAGGCGATTAGTTATACGGCGGGCGTTCCCCCTGTGGCAGCTGCCATTTTGGTTGCGCGCGGTGAATGGGATATTAAGAGAATGGTAAATGTGGAAGAATTAGATCCTACACCTTTTATCGATCTGTTAAATACACTAGGCTTGTCTACGAACGTGATTGAAGCACCTGTAGCTTTTACGCCGCCGGTTATTGAATCACTAGAGTCTGTTTGA
- a CDS encoding AbgT family transporter gives MSKLANNPQVNDDPRSGFLKKIEIFGNKLPNPAILFLLLIGLLAVVSAILASNHVAAIHPSTHKPIFIKSLISQEGLQWIFTDLIKNYLAFPPLGMIMVMTLGIGLLEKAGFMDAAIKSAVHAIPPKYVTFTIVIISFMSHMASDAAIVVVPPIAAMLFYSLGRHPFAGFAASLAAIYSGFTANLLIVTTDVLLSGLTTQAAQIVDPNMVVTPIDNWYFASFAVLALAILTTVITEKFVEPSLGTFQSSQEVKLEKPTDQQKTALKFTGIVAIIFIAVLMLLVVPEGALLRNLETGGIPGSPFMKGIVPSLFFFLLTLGLAYGLKLGSIKNGDDIIHMMSEAVKGLSGFLVMAFVIAQFIAAFTWTNVATLVATTGADFLKNIHMTGLPALICMMLLGQLLGLFIASGSAIWSLLSPVFVPMFMLLGYHPAFIQMAFRAGDGALNTVQIVNPFLPLFLEDLKKYKADTGIGTYLSLMMPYALSFFVMFYLLFTFWYMFGLPSGPGVPQRLW, from the coding sequence ATGAGCAAGTTGGCAAACAACCCGCAGGTAAATGATGATCCGCGCAGTGGATTTTTGAAAAAAATTGAGATATTCGGGAATAAACTTCCTAATCCGGCAATTCTATTTTTACTATTAATTGGTCTTCTTGCTGTTGTATCTGCAATATTAGCTTCGAATCATGTGGCTGCCATTCATCCTTCTACACATAAACCAATTTTTATTAAAAGTTTAATTAGTCAAGAAGGATTACAATGGATTTTTACGGATTTGATAAAAAATTATCTTGCTTTTCCGCCGCTTGGCATGATTATGGTAATGACTTTGGGTATTGGTCTTCTGGAAAAAGCCGGATTTATGGATGCTGCCATCAAATCGGCTGTTCACGCTATTCCTCCGAAATATGTCACATTTACTATTGTAATCATTAGTTTTATGAGCCACATGGCTTCTGATGCCGCTATTGTTGTTGTTCCGCCGATTGCAGCTATGTTGTTTTATTCTTTGGGACGACATCCTTTTGCAGGATTTGCTGCATCACTTGCTGCTATTTATTCTGGGTTTACAGCCAATCTGTTAATTGTTACGACAGATGTGTTGTTATCAGGGCTGACGACGCAAGCAGCACAAATTGTTGATCCGAATATGGTTGTAACACCGATTGATAACTGGTATTTTGCTTCATTTGCCGTTCTTGCTCTTGCTATCCTTACGACAGTAATTACTGAAAAATTTGTTGAGCCAAGTTTAGGTACTTTTCAAAGCAGTCAGGAAGTAAAATTAGAAAAGCCGACAGATCAGCAAAAAACAGCTCTTAAGTTTACAGGAATTGTGGCCATCATTTTTATTGCTGTTTTAATGTTATTAGTTGTACCTGAAGGTGCCTTGCTCAGAAATCTCGAAACAGGTGGTATTCCGGGATCACCATTTATGAAGGGGATTGTACCGTCGCTCTTTTTCTTTTTACTTACTTTAGGTCTTGCTTATGGGCTCAAATTGGGTTCGATTAAAAATGGTGATGATATTATTCATATGATGAGTGAAGCTGTAAAAGGATTATCAGGTTTTCTTGTTATGGCCTTTGTTATTGCGCAATTTATTGCTGCCTTTACATGGACTAATGTGGCTACCCTTGTTGCAACAACAGGCGCTGATTTTCTAAAGAATATTCATATGACAGGTCTTCCGGCCTTGATCTGCATGATGTTACTTGGTCAGTTACTTGGGCTATTTATTGCTAGTGGCTCGGCAATTTGGTCGTTGTTATCACCTGTCTTTGTTCCCATGTTTATGTTGCTTGGTTATCATCCGGCATTTATTCAAATGGCATTCCGCGCTGGTGATGGTGCTTTGAATACGGTTCAGATTGTTAATCCTTTCTTACCGCTTTTCTTAGAGGACTTGAAAAAGTATAAAGCAGATACAGGTATTGGTACTTATTTGTCGCTTATGATGCCTTATGCACTATCCTTCTTTGTTATGTTTTATCTTTTGTTTACTTTCTGGTATATGTTCGGTTTGCCAAGTGGCCCGGGCGTGCCGCAGCGGTTATGGTAA